From Musa acuminata AAA Group cultivar baxijiao chromosome BXJ3-8, Cavendish_Baxijiao_AAA, whole genome shotgun sequence, one genomic window encodes:
- the LOC135581572 gene encoding cyclin-T1-3-like isoform X2 yields the protein MPVSQPITGGYRHRYGSNRGAVGPPYGRIISIPGISNPAASSDPCRELPFRRRHQDFVLNDPYAAPGGPPPLKRRRMRSDGFTWDGRAGGNIASTSSSSFLQPPRRGVDARYGPPSAGQNHAPVRSEGENAAFVSRDEIERCSPSRKDGIDPLLETQLRYSYCSYLQNLGMRLELPQTTIGTAMVLCHRFFFRRSHACHDRFMIATAALFLAAKSEETPCVLNSMLRASCETSQELELSYYPYLHHKDWFEQYRERVIETEQKILTTLDFELEVEHPYVPLASVLNKLGLSQSVLLTVAWNFVSEGSYKHPGEICFLSLCVTNFYYFPD from the exons ATGCCCGTCTCTCAGCCTATCACCGGCGGCTATCGCCACAGATATGGCTCCAATCGTGGCGCCGTTGGGCCACCCTATGGGAGGATCATCTCGATCCCTGGCATCTCCAATCCTGCCGCTTCTTCCGATCCCTGCAGGGAACTCCCCTTCCGTAGAAGACACCAAGATTTTGTTCTTAACGATCCCTACGCCGCCCCCGGCGGTCCGCCTCCTttgaagaggaggaggatgaggtccGATGGTTTTACGTGGGACGGTCGCGCTGGTGGTAATATAGCGTCCACCAGTAGCAGTTCCTTTCTGCAGCCGCCTAGGAGAGGTGTTGATGCGCGCTACGGTCCCCCAAGCGCCGGACAGAATCACGCGCCGGTGAGGTCGGAAGGGGAGAACGCTGCTTTCGTGTCGAGGGATGAGATCGAAAGGTGCTCTCCGTCTCGAAAGGAtggcatcgatcccttgctcgagACACAGCTGCGGTACTCCTACTGCTCGTACCTTCAGAATCTCGGGATGAGACTCGAGCT GCCGCAAACTACTATTGGAACAGCGATGGTTCTTTGCCACCGCTTCTTTTTCCGGAGGTCCCATGCTTGCCACGATAGATTT ATGATTGCGACAGCAGCTCTGTTCCTGGCAGCAAAGTCTGAGGAAACACCATGTGTCTTGAACTCTATGCTCAGGGCATCATGTGAAACTTCTCAAGAACTAGAGCTTTCTTACTATCCATACTTGCATCATAAG GATTGGTTTGAGCAATACCGTGAACGGGTCATTGAAACTGAACAAAAGATACTAACTACTCTGGATTTTGAACTTGAAGTGGAGCACCCATATGTCCCTCTTGCATCAGTACTTAACAAACTTGGACTTTCACAATCTGTTCTTCTTACAGTCGCTTGGAATTTTGTCAGTGAAGG AAGCTACAAGCATCCAGGAGAGATttgttttctctctctttgtGTCACAAATTTCTACTACTTTCCTGATTGA
- the LOC135645631 gene encoding stem-specific protein TSJT1-like: MLGVFSGEVVEVPEELVVAGSRTPSPKTRAAELMNRFLGSSAPAVSIQLGYLGHLAYSHTNQSPFAPRMFAAKDEIYCLFEGVLTNLGSLRQQYGLSKSANEVVLVMEAYKALRDRAPYPPSFMLAHLSGNFAFVLFDKSTSSILVASDPDGRVPLFWGITADGCLAFADDLDLLKGSCGKSLAPFPKGCYYSNALGGLKSYENPKHKVTAVLENEEEVCGATFKVEGSAVVAATQ, from the exons ATGTTGGGTGTATTCAGCGGGGAGGTGGTGGAGGTCCCGGAGGAGCTGGTGGTGGCCGGCAGCAGGACGCCGTCCCCCAAGACACGGGCGGCGGAGCTGATGAACCGATTCCTCGGCAGCTCCGCTCCGGCGGTGTCGATCCAGCTCGGGTACTTGGGCCACCTCGCCTACTCCCACACCAACCAGTCCCCCTTCGCTCCCAG GATGTTTGCAGCCAAGGACGAGATATACTGCCTGTTCGAGGGAGTGCTGACTAACTTGGGAAGCTTGAGGCAGCAGTATGGGCTTTCCAAGAGCGCCAACGAGGTGGTGCTGGTGATGGAGGCGTATAAGGCCCTCCGCGACCGAGCCCCCTATCCGCCCAGCTTCATGCTCGCACATCTCTCCGGCAACTTCGCCTTCGTCCTCTTCGACAAGTCAACTTCATCCATCCTCGTCGCATCT GACCCAGATGGAAGGGTACCCTTGTTCTGGGGCATAACAGCCGATGGATGCCTTGCCTTTGCTGATGACCTGGATTTGCTGAAGGGATCATGCGGGAAGTCACTTGCACCATTCCCCAAAG GATGTTACTACTCAAATGCATTGGGGGGCCTGAAAAGCTACGAGAATCCTAAGCACAAGGTCACCGCCGTTCTTGAAAACGAGGAAGAAGTATGTGGTGCCACTTTCAAG GTGGAAGGGTCTGCGGTTGTCGCGGCAACACAATAA
- the LOC135581572 gene encoding cyclin-T1-5-like isoform X3: MPVSQPITGGYRHRYGSNRGAVGPPYGRIISIPGISNPAASSDPCRELPFRRRHQDFVLNDPYAAPGGPPPLKRRRMRSDGFTWDGRAGGNIASTSSSSFLQPPRRGVDARYGPPSAGQNHAPVRSEGENAAFVSRDEIERCSPSRKDGIDPLLETQLRYSYCSYLQNLGMRLELPQTTIGTAMVLCHRFFFRRSHACHDRFMIATAALFLAAKSEETPCVLNSMLRASCETSQELELSYYPYLHHKDWFEQYRERVIETEQKILTTLDFELEVEHPYVPLASVLNKLGLSQSVLLTVAWNFVSEGVFFTRLMCYM; the protein is encoded by the exons ATGCCCGTCTCTCAGCCTATCACCGGCGGCTATCGCCACAGATATGGCTCCAATCGTGGCGCCGTTGGGCCACCCTATGGGAGGATCATCTCGATCCCTGGCATCTCCAATCCTGCCGCTTCTTCCGATCCCTGCAGGGAACTCCCCTTCCGTAGAAGACACCAAGATTTTGTTCTTAACGATCCCTACGCCGCCCCCGGCGGTCCGCCTCCTttgaagaggaggaggatgaggtccGATGGTTTTACGTGGGACGGTCGCGCTGGTGGTAATATAGCGTCCACCAGTAGCAGTTCCTTTCTGCAGCCGCCTAGGAGAGGTGTTGATGCGCGCTACGGTCCCCCAAGCGCCGGACAGAATCACGCGCCGGTGAGGTCGGAAGGGGAGAACGCTGCTTTCGTGTCGAGGGATGAGATCGAAAGGTGCTCTCCGTCTCGAAAGGAtggcatcgatcccttgctcgagACACAGCTGCGGTACTCCTACTGCTCGTACCTTCAGAATCTCGGGATGAGACTCGAGCT GCCGCAAACTACTATTGGAACAGCGATGGTTCTTTGCCACCGCTTCTTTTTCCGGAGGTCCCATGCTTGCCACGATAGATTT ATGATTGCGACAGCAGCTCTGTTCCTGGCAGCAAAGTCTGAGGAAACACCATGTGTCTTGAACTCTATGCTCAGGGCATCATGTGAAACTTCTCAAGAACTAGAGCTTTCTTACTATCCATACTTGCATCATAAG GATTGGTTTGAGCAATACCGTGAACGGGTCATTGAAACTGAACAAAAGATACTAACTACTCTGGATTTTGAACTTGAAGTGGAGCACCCATATGTCCCTCTTGCATCAGTACTTAACAAACTTGGACTTTCACAATCTGTTCTTCTTACAGTCGCTTGGAATTTTGTCAGTGAAGG GGTTTTCTTCACAAGACTAATGTGCTATATGTGA
- the LOC135581572 gene encoding cyclin-T1-3-like isoform X1 → MPVSQPITGGYRHRYGSNRGAVGPPYGRIISIPGISNPAASSDPCRELPFRRRHQDFVLNDPYAAPGGPPPLKRRRMRSDGFTWDGRAGGNIASTSSSSFLQPPRRGVDARYGPPSAGQNHAPVRSEGENAAFVSRDEIERCSPSRKDGIDPLLETQLRYSYCSYLQNLGMRLELPQTTIGTAMVLCHRFFFRRSHACHDRFMIATAALFLAAKSEETPCVLNSMLRASCETSQELELSYYPYLHHKDWFEQYRERVIETEQKILTTLDFELEVEHPYVPLASVLNKLGLSQSVLLTVAWNFVSEGYRSSLCLQFKPRHIAAGAVLLAAKCLNYELALYPSFWHEFRTTPAILQDIVQQLMELL, encoded by the exons ATGCCCGTCTCTCAGCCTATCACCGGCGGCTATCGCCACAGATATGGCTCCAATCGTGGCGCCGTTGGGCCACCCTATGGGAGGATCATCTCGATCCCTGGCATCTCCAATCCTGCCGCTTCTTCCGATCCCTGCAGGGAACTCCCCTTCCGTAGAAGACACCAAGATTTTGTTCTTAACGATCCCTACGCCGCCCCCGGCGGTCCGCCTCCTttgaagaggaggaggatgaggtccGATGGTTTTACGTGGGACGGTCGCGCTGGTGGTAATATAGCGTCCACCAGTAGCAGTTCCTTTCTGCAGCCGCCTAGGAGAGGTGTTGATGCGCGCTACGGTCCCCCAAGCGCCGGACAGAATCACGCGCCGGTGAGGTCGGAAGGGGAGAACGCTGCTTTCGTGTCGAGGGATGAGATCGAAAGGTGCTCTCCGTCTCGAAAGGAtggcatcgatcccttgctcgagACACAGCTGCGGTACTCCTACTGCTCGTACCTTCAGAATCTCGGGATGAGACTCGAGCT GCCGCAAACTACTATTGGAACAGCGATGGTTCTTTGCCACCGCTTCTTTTTCCGGAGGTCCCATGCTTGCCACGATAGATTT ATGATTGCGACAGCAGCTCTGTTCCTGGCAGCAAAGTCTGAGGAAACACCATGTGTCTTGAACTCTATGCTCAGGGCATCATGTGAAACTTCTCAAGAACTAGAGCTTTCTTACTATCCATACTTGCATCATAAG GATTGGTTTGAGCAATACCGTGAACGGGTCATTGAAACTGAACAAAAGATACTAACTACTCTGGATTTTGAACTTGAAGTGGAGCACCCATATGTCCCTCTTGCATCAGTACTTAACAAACTTGGACTTTCACAATCTGTTCTTCTTACAGTCGCTTGGAATTTTGTCAGTGAAGG ATACCGCAGTTCTCTTTGCCTTCAGTTTAAGCCTCGTCATATCGCTGCTGGAGCTGTATTGCTTGCCGCCAAGTGCCTAAACTATGAGCTTGCTCTTTATCCAAGTTTTTGGCATGAGTTCCGGACGACACCAGCTATCCTTCAGG ATATTGTCCAACAGTTGATGGAGCTTCTCTGA
- the LOC135644389 gene encoding heavy metal-associated isoprenylated plant protein 33-like encodes MSKEEDSKFLKIQACVLKVNICCDGCQKKVKKVLHKIDGVYTTTIDAEERKVIVTGNVDPAILIKKLSKVGKHAELWPTKGGNQQNLANQLQKLQFEQAKGQQKENGKTKKGGGGGGGGGGGGGGGGGGGKDHKWQQPQPQQQQAKGFKDLKFPNLKDLKLPFKKESKTVKFDLPPEEEIDDEGDYSDDYDEFDDEDLDDLDGFDDEDMYDDPKMMKPMNFQPIGNGTGKDKKGNGHGGGGGGGKGGEVQVPNKAVGGGSNINGGGGKTGGGGGGKNGDGAHDSKNGGGNKNKGGNGTAGNHANHGNPSHGGNKGGGGGGGSNNGAGGGGGLPMGQPNMMGPMGHTQPAMGHMGSFPAVQGRPVGDGAPPGYFQGGMVPPEMMMAGANPYQQQYLQALMQQQRMMMMNGQDRPAFPPMGYGYGRPVYVPPPPPPGEPCTIFSDENPNGCSVM; translated from the exons ATGAGTAAAGAAGAAGACAGCAAGTTCCTCAAAATACAG GCATGCGTACTGAAGGTGAACATATGTTGTGACGGATGCCAGAAGAAAGTGAAGAAAGTGCTTCATAAGATCGATG GGGTCTACACTACCACTATAGATGCGGAGGAGAGGAAGGTGATCGTCACTGGGAATGTGGATCCTGCCATCCTGATCAAAAAGCTTAGCAAGGTTGGCAAACATGCGGAGCTGTGGCCTACAAAGGGTGGAAACCAGCAGAACCTCGCCAACCAGCTCCAAAAGCTCCAGTTCGAGCAAGCCAAAGGACAACAGAAGGAGAATGGAAAGACCAAAAAAGGTGGTGGCGgtggaggtggcggcggcggcggcggtggtggtggaggaggaggaggcaaggACCACAAGTGGCAGCAGCCACAGCCGCAGCAGCAACAGGCAAAAGGGTTCAAAGATCTCAAGTTTCCAAATCTCAAGGACCTGAAGTTGCCGTTCAAGAAGGAGAGCAAAACTGTCAAGTTCGACCTTCCTCCCGAGGAAGAGATTGATGATGAAGGTGACTACAGTGATGACTACGATGAGTTCGACGACGAGGACTTGGACGACCTGGATGGGTTCGATGATGAGGACATGTACGATGACCCCAAGATGATGAAGCCCATGAACTTCCAACCGATTGGAAATGGTACGGGAAAAGATAAGAAAGGCAATGgtcatggtggtggtggtggtggtggtaaggGAGGAGAGGTTCAAGTACCAAACAAGGCTGTGGGTGGTGGCAGCAACATCAATGGTGGGGGAGGGAAAacaggtggtggcggtggtggtaagAATGGTGATGGGGCCCATGACAGCAAGAATGGAGGGGGAAATAAAAACAAGGGTGGCAATGGCACTGCCGGGAATCATGCTAATCATGGCAATCCATCCCATGGGGGCAAtaagggtggtggtggtggtggtgggagcaATAATGGTGCGGGAGGAGGGGGGGGCCTTCCAATGGGCCAACCTAACATGATGGGTCCGATGGGTCACACGCAACCAGCCATGGGTCACATGGGGAGTTTTCCGGCTGTCCAAGGCCGTCCGGTTGGAGACGGCGCACCGCCCGGCTACTTCCAGGGTGGGATGGTGCCGCCGGAGATGATGATGGCAGGCGCAAATCCATACCAGCAACAGTACCTGCAAGCACTGATGCAGCAgcagaggatgatgatgatgaacggCCAAGACCGTCCTGCATTCCCTCCCATGGGCTACGGCTACGGTCGGCCGGTGTACGTGCCACCGCCTCCTCCCCCTGGGGAGCCATGCACCATCTTCAGCGACGAGAATCCCAACGGTTGCTCCGTAATGTGA